Sequence from the Triplophysa rosa linkage group LG22, Trosa_1v2, whole genome shotgun sequence genome:
tttacaaaaacagataacagaataaaatgttcaaaaatcatgtttttattgtgcattccaagtaatataataaaaactgcagttgggttgttttgattaagtaatagtaactcaaaaaaaaaaaaaatacagcacaaaaagcacaataaaacacaataatacgtgatatcataataaaaaacacgattttaaatgtttttaaaaactgagttatcggtttttgcaaataaactcttcatttcatttttactgtgGAAGGAGTGTTGTACAAAGCATTTCACTATCATACTGGGTAAGGTTATGTATTTTTCAAGCTTATTTTTATTAgcgctttttatattttataaataatatgaaatgGAGAAAGTAAAGAAAATCAAATACATACACACTCTATATACATACATAGGCACATAGGCATTATACATTACATTGTATTATAGGGTGTGAAacacatggtattattgcaagtctTACAAATGATGAGCTAGAGAAGTAAATCTGTgaacatttgatttattttacttcTTTTCTCAAATATATTTATGTGGTATCTACAATAGGTACCCAGGATGCTTgttaaacagcattaaaaaggTTTGCATGCCTAAAAAAGATAGTCTTTTGTATGCTTAATTTGACTATTCAATcaattatatttaaacatttaagcaacatttaaaatctttaaaaaagtcaagtgtgtccaaacttttgactggttttgtgtATCACTAGATTCCCACACAGGAGAACTTCTTATCAGTAACCACTCCATAAGCCACAGTGGTATCTATTCGTGTGAAGTCTCAAATGCTGTTGGAAAAGAAAGCTGCCGGATTAACCTTCAAGCTGTGAAGCGTAAGTGTGTACATGCACTCAAGCTGccaatacaacacacacatacacacacacacacacgcacgcacgcacgcacgcacgcacgcacgcacgcacgcacgcacacacgcacacacacacacacacacacacacgcacgcacacactcacacacactgttGATCAGAACTCCAGGATTTGTAGTACTCATTATTCATAATCTTTCATAGCTCCTAACAGAGCTGGAGTCATCTCAGGCACTATTGTTGGATGTCTGCTGCTCATCATAATTGTGCTGTTGGTTATATGGCTCCTCATCTTTAAATGTGATAGTAAATGTGATAGAAACCGGCAGGATAAAGAGTTCTCCAATGAGATCAGGTGATATATCACTTATTATCATGGGATATCCGCTGATTTGATGGTAATAAACAGATACATTTCTGATgtcttctgttgtgttgtgtctttAAAGAGAGGACGCTCCTGCCCCTGAGAGTCGGCCTACCAGCCGTATCTCCAGCTTTCGCTCAGGTGTGGCCTACAGTCAAGTGGACCAATCCCAAAAAGAATACGCACCTTCCACTAACACCAGTTACACCACTGCACAGTATGACAGCAGATTCGGCTATGCCGTGTGATAGTCAAGGTTTAATAGTTGGTTACTTAGATATAAGATTTGCTAATCAGAAAATCTTATTTTctaaaattattaataaaattgttcgTTCAGTTTGAGATGAACTTCAGTCAGTGATGATGAACttccattattgttttttacattttctgtattttgtCATGAAGTCTGGTGTTTTTATAGCTCCTGtattttttgcctttttaaagtctttttttatgtatttctatGTCATTGTCTGATAAGCAGATTTGTGACATTGACTAAATCTCCATTGTACAAAAAGTCAAATGCATGTCGTCATTAAACCGTCCATGTTATGCTATGCTTATGTAATCTATATTTTCATGTCAATTACAACAAAAACGATTATTTATCGATTGACTGAGTTGCAAAACAagtgaaaaactcaaaataaacgTAACGCTGCAGGGTACTCAGTAAACTCGCCACTAGAGGACGTCACCGCGCACTGCGTCGATTTTGAAGGTGGGAGGGGGAGGTGCACATCTACTCCCTACTGCGCATGCGCGGGCGTCTTCTGACGCTTATCTGCTTTTTACCAAGCTGATATCTCTGTAGTATAGTCATCATGAAGGCTCTTAGAGGAATGGTGAGCGGAGCCGTGAGCGAAATATCATCCGCCGTTACCGGGAACAAACACTTCGCCGTTCGGGAAAATGTACTCGCAGTTACCCGTGACTACATTTCACAGCCGAGATTAAGTGAGTTGTGCAGAAAGGCCCCTTATAAACAAACCCACCGTGgtatttgaatgaatgacacGCTGCGTATTTACACCGCATCCTGTAGAAATCATCGGCATGTTGTTTTTTAGATGCAAACTCTTGTTATTTCTGATATTGATGTTCATTCATGATCTGTGCAACCAGGTGAATCATCTGATATAACAGCCTGCTAACTTGAGGGGCCGTTTTTTGCTTATGCATACTGTTTACTTGTAATTACATGGTCATAATGTATATTAATTAATGATCGTTTGGATTATTAACACATCCGATGTCATGAATTTAACGTGATGCTGGCGTCGTACTGTGCAATGGAGGAAACGCATCGTGACCGCAGCATCCCCAAATGCACCGATGACGTCACACCGTGTTGCGATTTGCCTTTGATTTTGAGGTTGCGATTATTTTATGATCTAGATATTAAAACACCTGCATGACATGATTCTGTTGTTGTGTGCATATAGCATATAAAACCGTGGCCGGTGTGAATGGGCCTCTGGTGATTTTGGATCAAGTCAAGGTattgaatttatttgtttttactgttgttcatttggttttcatttgtttaaagggatagttcatccaaaacaaagattctgtcattatacattcatcctcatgtcatcaaaacatgtatgactttctatcttccgcagaacacaaaagaagatattttaagaaatgtcccagtggttttgtgtccatacaatgggagCCAAAGGCTGTTTGGTTGCCGTCATTCTTCATAAgagcttttgtgttctgcagaagaaagtcatacaggttttgaatgaattaaattttttgttgAACTGTCCCACAACAGCACATTCCTTCTATACACACATGAGTCGTACCGTTTTTTCCGTTGATTGTGAAAGCATCAAATCATTCGTTTTAAATTAGCTGGGCTGTGCCATTGGTCTTTGGTATAATGTTaagttttttaaattaagtaGTTTAATAGCATTTGTGCATCTGGTGCAGTTTCCCAGGTATGCTGAGATTGTCCACCTGACACTGCCTGATGGCACCAAGAGGAGTGGACAAGTCCTGGAGGTCACAGGCTCCAAAGCTGTGGTTCAGGTCAGAAAACAAGATCATCCAAATGCACccgtttgttttctttattttttgaaCACTGTAATTCACATTCCTCGTTGTTTCATTTTAGGTGTTTGAGGGCACATCTGGTATTGATGCCAAAAAAACCACATGTGAATTTACGGGGGACATTTTGCGCACACCCGTATCTGAGGATATGCTGGGTGAGAATTGTGCTAATAGTAAGAGGATGTGAAGTTTCACTATGTGTATTTGCTAAAACTGGAGGTTCGTTGCAGGTCGCGTCTTCAACGGATCGGGAAAGCCGATTGATCGGGGACCAGCAGTGCTGGCAGAAGATTACTTAGATATTATGGGTACATTCTTCTTCTTTACATCATGGACATTTTGGATTTGGCTGAAGCTCGTACACTAGCATGCTcatatgttgttatttttatgcatttatgttcTGTGTACTGTTCTTCCTGTTTTCCTGTAGGTCAGCCAATTAATCCTCAGTGTCGTATTTATCCTGAGGAAATGATCCAGACTGGAATCTCTGCCATTGATGGCATGAACAGTATTGCCAGAGGGCAGAAAATTCCCATTTTCTCTGCAGCTGGTCTGCCCCATAATGAGGTGACACGACACCACATCTGCCTtgttttctgtaatgtttttaccCTTTTTTTGTCTCGTTGTCATGCGGTAAAACTTAAACCTCTTGCTCACATTTTCACACATTATATTTCAGAAAACAATATGCccattttattttgtgatgGTGTAATTTTTTGCTTGCTCATTGCTCACTAGCCATGTTTACATGCAACCAAATAATCCACTTGAGATCGGATTGATGGCTCAATCTCACTGAAAAGCCTTCATGTAATCACCTTAATCAATCCGATTGAGGTCGATACGATTGGAATTTCGATCGGCTTGAAAGGGGCGGTGTAGACGGAAAGCAATCCGATCAGGAGGAAAAAATTATGCACGTAAACGCTTGCATCAGAGTATTTTCTCAATcggatttaaaaataaatgtgcacaTGCGTAGTGCAGTGCTGCGATTGCGTATGCCTTTGACATCTTACGTTTacgtcaaatataaaaaaacacgaaACTCACCACAAGAATTTGTTTTAGCCATTCAATGGCACGCGCATAATTAAGGGAATAGGGACACGCGCTGTATAACATTACATAAAGCAAAGAGAGAACATAGTATTATTCGAAAACTTAGTTTTCATTCCAAATGTGAAAATATGGACTATATTGACATCATACATCCATCCAGAGATGAAGTTTGAAGTGAGATGTTAGATATCTGTTCAGTGTTGCCAGGTCCCGCTACATTTAAAGTACATGGACGATCGGGAAGTTTTTAAACGGTGTTGTTTCTTTCCCGCGGGTTAAAAGaggaataatgttttttatcagATGTTGATATTTGGGCTAAACGAGGTCATTTAAACTAGTTTTTGGATCGTTTTGAATAGCCATTGGACTGTATTTGTTACGCGAATCTGGCAACCCTAGCCTAGTTCTGTTCGGAATATATTTCATGTACATGTAAACACGTTTTTGAATCGTATTGCAACATTAAGGGGACACTGAAATGATCTGCAATCAGATTGAATTCATTCAGATTGACAAAAATGGGTGCATGTAATCCACTATGTTGCCACTATGTAACAAATGATATTCTTTTCAGATTGCTGCACAGATCTGTCGTCAGGCAGGATTGGTGAAGAAGTCCAAAGATGTGATGGATTACAGTGAGGAAAACTTTGCCATTGTGTTTGCTGCCATGGGGGTGAGGAGATGTCCATTTTGATGTATGCCATTTATGTATCTATACTAGTGTGATATCTTGATGACATTAGCTGTATCTTTAGGTCAACATGGAGACTGCACGATTTTTCAAGTCAGATTTTGAAGAGAATGGATCCATGGACAATGTGTGCCTCTTTTTAAACCTGGCCAATGACCCCACGTCAGTATTAAGTCAGATGTTGTtaaacttaaaggtccaatgtgaaAAATTTTGGAGGAGCCTatgaacagaaatgcaatataatatgcataactatgtgttcagaggtgtataaagtccttacataatgaagcgttcatgtttttattaccttagaatgagctatttctatcaacaccacgggtccccttacatgtaaTTCACCATgttatttctacagtagccctaaacggacaaactgctctacagagcgcgtttcgtaaatacgttatctccttcagcaaagaagtggaAATgcgacaacatcttagttctgtgtttgCCACCATactgtttcgaaagggagggggaggtgtggagtgagctgttggttgcaattcacaaccttacCACTAGTTGCCGttaaatttcacacactggacctttatagACAACAAATTCTGTTAGCATTTACTGAActgtttattttatcattttggaTTGATTTGTGCCTTTGGTAAAAGGGGTTAAATGAACCAGAAATTATGGTTGGTTTGTTGCAGGATTGAGCGCATCATCACCCCTCGACTTGCACTCACCTCTGCTGAGTTTTTGGCCTATCAGTGTgagaagcacgtgctggtcatATTGACTGACATGAGCTCTTATGCCGAAGCTTTACGAGAGGTATGACATAATGCATAAAGGTTAGAAATGTGCTTGGATTTTGATGTTCCTGAAAAATGGTTGAATACTGTTGtaaagaaaagaacaaaaatgatttgctttatTTGCATTATTGTTTGCATAATTGCAAAATTACAtgcattaaatgaaaatgcaaaagGATAGTGTTCCTCCCACAAAACAAAGCAGAAGTTGTCACACATTTACTTGCCcctttttttgctttaattGGGTAAGTGAACTTGAAATATCACTCTCGAAAACTTGTATAAACCCTGTAACCGACAACATCGAGGCGAAACAAAACTCGTTACTTTACTCTTTAAGGTCTCTGCGGCTAGAGAAGAGGTGCCAGGCCGACGTGGTTTCCCAGGGTACATGTACACCGATCTGGCCACCATATATGAGAGAGCCGGACGCGTGGAGGGACGAAATGGCTCCATCACCCAAATCCCAATCCTCACTATGCCTAACGATGGCAAGCAAACATTTCTCTGCTCGATTCATTCTTAAATCATAACTGGTGTGGGTCTGGATTTGTTTACCCCTTTAACTTACCATCCACAGATATCACCCACCCTATTCCGGATTTAACAGGCTATATCACTGAGGGTCAAATCTATGTTGACAGACAACTTCATAACAGACAGGTGAGTCATGGAAGCGCTCTTACAGGCTGAGCTGTGCACGAGTTGTGTAGTACATTTTTCAATTccatgtgatttttttcagaTCTATCCACCTATCAATGTACTACCATCTTTGTCTCGATTGATGAAGTCAGCCATCGGCGAGGGGATGACACGCAAGGATCACTCTGATGTGTCTAACCAGCTGGTGAATATGGAGAACTTAAATTCTAAACCAACAATACCTTTAGTGACCTAAATCGTTATACTAGTGTTTTTAAAGctaaagtgtgtaatttctttGCCACTAGCATTACCAggtattgcaaaaaataaagccATTCATAAGTTTATTTCCCTTTCTCACTATTTAGGAGAGGTATGAAAAAAATGACAGTGTATATCGGAAAAATTACATACTTCATCTTAAACATTTTGTAGNNNNNNNNNNNNNNNNNNNNNNNNNNNNNNNNNNNNNNNNNNNNNNNNNNNNNNNNNNNNNNNNNNNNNNNNNNNNNNNNNNNNNNNNNNNNNNNNNNNNgggagagtgtgtctgaccctcgaatagtatcggggaggctattccagagtttaggtgctacgtatgagaaagctctaccccctttggtggatttagttattctaggtgttatcaaaagtctggagttttgagatcttagagagcgtgatgggttgtagtgtggtagaagctctgttatgtaggtaggggctaaaccgtttaaggctttataagtaattaaaagaactttaaagtcaatacgatacttaatgggtaaccagtgaagggttgataacattggggttatgtgatcgtattttctggacctggttagaactctggcagctgcattctgaactaactgtagtttgtttattgatgctgcaggacaaccactaagcagtgcattacagtagtcaagtcttgaggtcacaaatgcatgaataagcttctctgcatcagccacacataaaatatttcgcaatttggcaacatttctaaggtggaagaaggctgtttttgtgacatttgagatgtgatttttaaatgacaggttgctgtctaatataacgccaaggtctttaactgtatttgttggagtaacagtgcagccttcaatttgcaggtcataatccgaaatattctgctcacgtgtctttggtccgataagtaatatttctgttttattagaatttaaaagaaggaaattacaagtcatccaatgctttatatcgtcgatgcactctgccaatttggatagttggaaggaatcatctggtcttgatgagatatatagctgagtatcatctgcataacagtggaagctaattccatgttttctaataatgtttccaaggggcagcatgtatatggagaatagcaagggtcctaaaaccgatccctgaggtaatccataatttacttgcgttagatttgatgattccccatttaaatggacaaattgatgtctgtctgataagtaagatctgaaccattgtagtgcctgtccctgaataccggtataattgtgtaagcgatctagaagtattttatggtctacagtatcgaacgcagcactaaggtcgagcaggactaggagtgagatgttacctttatctgatgctataagcaggtcgtttgtaattttaacgagcgcagtttcagtactatgatgcggtctaaagcctgactggaatttttcgtgtatgtcattattttgtaagaaagagcacaactgagtggacactactttttctagtattttagacaggaaagggagatttgaaatcggtctatagtttcctagttcattggggtctaagtttggtttcttgataagaggcttaatgacggccagtttaaaggctcctgggacatggcctagattaattgacgagttgataatgttataaatgggctcaattgcaacgggtaataactcttttaataatttagttggtatggggtctaataagcaagttgtaggtttagatgttgcaataagtttaattaaatcttcctgttttataggtgaaaaacactgtagcctttcttttggggcgatggttggtactaatttataggacagacttggaggttgagattttactattttgtctcgtatgttttcgattttctctgtaaaaaagttcatgaaatcattgctaccaaggtgcggcggaatacccaggtcaggtgaagtctgtttatttgttagtttagcaactgtactaaataaaaaccttggattgtttttgttagtttctatgaggttacggaggtgctcggcctttgctgcttttagtgcctttttataacagtttgcactctctttccacgcaattttaaagacctctaattgggtttgtttccatttgcgctccagtttacgtgtttctcttttaagggcgcgagtggtgctattgtaccatggtgctgcgtttttctcattaatcttttttgacttcataggtgcgacagcttctaatgtattagagaaaatagtgcccaatttgctggtcatgtcatcgagcgatttaAGGaagttaaggtttattttttatttagtcctgccctgaacAGTTATTTTacgaaagaaatgttaacatgaaGTTCACACCAACGAGTActaacagaatttctaaaaaataGCCCAGGTCAACATCCCCCTGAttattaatactgtatgatgttacctgcacaatcaatgacagtttttatgttttgtcatagttatttaagggtttcttgtttgtcctgAGTCATTCAGTGATGCTCATGAAGGCAACAAGACTCATAaagtgtaaacctctgaaaatgtttttttggtgcaaattgtttatatttaatttcctgagaaacatatatgtatttttatagcttctgaaagacattactaaatgaaaaaataaagatatataaacaaaacaataacaatttacaccaaaaaacattttcagagttttacacccacctgactttaaTTGAATCGTGTTGCCTTCATGAGCATCACTGAATGTTTCTGtctattgtaatagttgtgaatgagtctcttgattgtcctcaatgtaaacagaggaatctcaacatcatacagttactgctggacatgagtcaaatatacagaaatgctgaaaaagcaaagattctGGAGAACATAGATCAGTGGACAGTTTAATGACTCGGGACAAACAAGAAACTCTTAAACAACtatgacaaaacataaaaacctTCATTGATTGTGCAGGTAACATACAGTATTAATAATCAGGAGGATGTTAACTTTTGacctgggctatttttagaaattctgttattattctttggtGTGAAAATAATTTGTTCAGGGCAGGactgaattaaaaataaaccttaattttttaatttcctcttattttttccccccaaatttcagcattttccagattctgcaaagGGGGATGTACACTTTTGACTTCAACTGTTTATGGTTTTATTGGACACATTAGGCAGCTCATTTGGCTGTTGGAAATTACCACAATGTTGAACAAATATCGAAAAGCGTTGATGCGTATTTGGTAAGACTGCATGTTAAATGAAGGAATTACAGTAAATAGCTCATCTTAACAATATTCATACTGTcagttatgtacagtatagaaggcaaaacactgaaaacatctcatttaaacattgattaaaaatgaatgaaacttATATAAGATTATGCACTAATCAAATTAGCAAATGTATGAGATTACCCTTGTTAACTCCTACGATTTTCTTGTCCATTGAagcacataaaacaaaatttatTACATTAATAGTAATTAAGATATTTGTAATAGGGAGAAATTCTGAAGAAATCGAAATAAACGCATTGATCTCAGACGTTTAGACATTCATTTATGGAAACGCA
This genomic interval carries:
- the atp6v1b2 gene encoding V-type proton ATPase subunit B, brain isoform; this encodes MKALRGMVSGAVSEISSAVTGNKHFAVRENVLAVTRDYISQPRLTYKTVAGVNGPLVILDQVKFPRYAEIVHLTLPDGTKRSGQVLEVTGSKAVVQVFEGTSGIDAKKTTCEFTGDILRTPVSEDMLGRVFNGSGKPIDRGPAVLAEDYLDIMGQPINPQCRIYPEEMIQTGISAIDGMNSIARGQKIPIFSAAGLPHNEIAAQICRQAGLVKKSKDVMDYSEENFAIVFAAMGVNMETARFFKSDFEENGSMDNVCLFLNLANDPTIERIITPRLALTSAEFLAYQCEKHVLVILTDMSSYAEALREVSAAREEVPGRRGFPGYMYTDLATIYERAGRVEGRNGSITQIPILTMPNDDITHPIPDLTGYITEGQIYVDRQLHNRQIYPPINVLPSLSRLMKSAIGEGMTRKDHSDVSNQLVNMENLNSKPTIPLVT